One genomic region from Granulicatella adiacens ATCC 49175 encodes:
- a CDS encoding MATE family efflux transporter, which produces MIILEKQNFITTGHINRVILTIATPLMINNLIRTLYNLTDGLYVAQLSAEDFAATAFIWPLNFLFISLGMGISVGATALIAQYFGAGKFRDAKRYAGNAMILTYFFGFLLSVIGYFLAPLFVEWMGAEGTFLAKSVSYLKINFIGLFFDFCYFGYQSLLNAQGRTRTITMISAASSISNVILDPIFIFATIPFVGLTGLNWGIEGAGWATVIAKVLLLVLAIRAVRKESEIQIYLKHVKVDKEVMKEILKVAWPSAFGYGGAALGFTVLNGLIQSYGTSVLAAYSMVNRISDLLTQPQMGIGAALTAIIGQNMGAGLYDRAHAIFRRALLWVLMISTVGCVVVFFFQSPILGIFIKDRSDAVLWANAVEYLNYTAFIIFFMGLFSAYNGFFQGCGVTKYSMNMSVGRLWILRLPIIWVLGAFTALGATGVWIAMLLSNALTVLYGHIVYKTKDWSTLHYAKGEKT; this is translated from the coding sequence GTGATTATTTTGGAAAAACAAAATTTTATAACGACGGGGCATATTAATCGTGTAATTTTAACGATTGCGACTCCGCTAATGATAAACAATTTAATTCGGACTTTATACAATTTGACGGATGGATTATATGTGGCGCAACTGTCAGCAGAAGATTTTGCGGCAACAGCGTTTATTTGGCCGTTGAATTTTTTGTTTATTTCTCTTGGAATGGGGATAAGCGTTGGAGCAACCGCACTCATTGCTCAATATTTTGGAGCAGGAAAGTTCAGAGATGCCAAACGTTATGCGGGAAATGCGATGATTTTAACGTATTTCTTTGGATTCTTGTTATCGGTGATTGGATATTTCTTAGCACCTCTATTCGTGGAATGGATGGGCGCAGAGGGAACTTTTTTAGCAAAATCCGTATCGTATTTGAAAATTAACTTCATTGGACTTTTCTTTGATTTTTGCTACTTTGGCTATCAATCCTTGCTAAATGCACAAGGAAGAACACGCACGATTACAATGATTAGTGCGGCTTCTTCCATTTCAAATGTAATTCTAGATCCTATCTTCATTTTTGCGACCATTCCATTTGTCGGACTCACCGGGTTGAACTGGGGAATTGAAGGGGCTGGATGGGCAACGGTCATTGCTAAAGTGTTGTTACTAGTGCTTGCCATTCGTGCTGTTCGTAAGGAATCGGAAATTCAAATCTATTTGAAACATGTCAAAGTGGATAAAGAAGTGATGAAAGAAATTCTCAAAGTCGCATGGCCATCTGCATTTGGGTATGGAGGAGCGGCATTAGGATTCACGGTTTTAAATGGATTGATTCAGTCTTATGGAACGTCAGTGCTTGCTGCGTATTCGATGGTGAATCGTATTTCGGATTTACTGACGCAACCACAGATGGGAATCGGGGCGGCGCTAACCGCCATTATCGGACAAAACATGGGGGCAGGGCTTTATGACCGTGCGCATGCCATCTTTAGACGAGCTTTACTATGGGTGCTGATGATTTCAACAGTCGGCTGTGTGGTTGTCTTCTTCTTCCAATCTCCAATTCTTGGAATCTTTATTAAAGACAGAAGCGATGCCGTTCTTTGGGCAAATGCCGTTGAGTATTTAAACTATACCGCCTTTATTATTTTCTTCATGGGCTTATTTTCAGCGTACAACGGATTCTTCCAAGGATGTGGCGTGACGAAATATTCCATGAATATGTCAGTTGGACGTCTTTGGATCTTGCGCCTCCCAATTATTTGGGTGCTCGGAGCCTTTACAGCACTCGGGGCTACCGGTGTATGGATTGCCATGTTATTATCAAACGCGTTAACGGTTCTTTATGGACATATCGTCTATAAGACAAAAGACTGGAGTACATTACATTATGCGAAAGGAGAGAAAACGTGA
- the rpmG gene encoding 50S ribosomal protein L33, which produces MRINILLECAETGERLYLTSKNKRNNPERLELKKYSPKLRKHVVFKETKK; this is translated from the coding sequence ATGCGTATCAACATTTTATTAGAATGTGCTGAAACAGGTGAACGTTTATACTTAACAAGCAAAAACAAACGTAACAATCCAGAGCGTTTAGAATTAAAAAAATATTCTCCAAAATTACGTAAACACGTTGTCTTCAAAGAAACTAAAAAATAA
- a CDS encoding ABC transporter ATP-binding protein, which produces MIKDFIHYYKPYKKLFLLDFTCAVIVAILELAFPVMVRSVIDNIVPSQNLQQIILVGAGLLALYAFSTTLNFIVVYMGHILGINIETDMRRELFAKVQKQSFSFFDNMKIGELMSRLSSDLFDISELAHHGPEEFFIAIMTLIASFFLMYQVHPTLALLTIFFVPIIAVALAVFNRRMSRINRNIYKGLANYTAGLENVLSGMRVVKAFANESHEQQLFEDLIQEYRSNKIAFYRTMGTSSSFNYLLMRSINLFSLIVGAYFTVIGDLTPGELVGYILLANVFVGPINKMNSMIELYPKGFAGFRRFKELMNVEIDIEDAPDAIPAPAFEGRVEYKNVGFGYEEDKKVLEHINLTVEPGQTVAFVGPSGVGKTTLVNLLPRFYDLKEGEILVDGTNINRFTLQSLRRQIGIVQQDVFLFNGTIRENVLYGRLDATDEEVDRAIEQAKLKEVIEDLEDGVDTHIGERGVKLSGGQKQRLSIARIFLKNPSILILDEATSALDTQTEKFIQQSFDELAKGRTTFIIAHRLATIKNADRIIVVTEDGLTEDGTHEELLAKNGAYAALYKAQFK; this is translated from the coding sequence GTGATTAAAGATTTTATTCATTATTACAAACCCTATAAGAAGTTATTCTTACTCGATTTTACGTGTGCAGTAATCGTGGCCATTCTCGAGCTTGCCTTTCCAGTGATGGTGAGAAGTGTTATTGATAACATCGTACCATCTCAAAACTTGCAACAAATTATACTCGTGGGGGCAGGGTTACTTGCGCTGTATGCCTTCTCGACGACTTTAAACTTTATTGTAGTTTACATGGGGCATATTTTAGGGATAAACATCGAAACGGATATGCGCCGTGAGTTATTCGCGAAGGTCCAAAAACAATCCTTCTCGTTTTTCGATAATATGAAAATCGGGGAATTGATGAGCCGCTTGTCGAGTGATTTATTCGATATTAGCGAATTAGCTCACCATGGCCCAGAAGAATTTTTTATTGCAATTATGACCTTGATAGCTTCATTCTTCTTAATGTACCAAGTGCATCCAACGCTTGCACTATTGACGATTTTCTTCGTACCGATTATTGCAGTGGCTCTTGCGGTATTTAATCGTCGCATGTCTCGTATTAACCGGAATATCTACAAGGGATTAGCCAACTATACGGCTGGTCTAGAAAATGTACTGAGCGGGATGCGCGTAGTGAAGGCCTTTGCAAACGAAAGTCACGAGCAACAACTCTTCGAAGACCTCATTCAAGAGTATCGCTCGAATAAAATTGCGTTCTATCGCACAATGGGGACAAGTAGTAGTTTCAACTACCTATTAATGCGTAGTATTAATCTTTTCAGCTTAATCGTGGGGGCGTACTTTACGGTGATTGGGGATTTAACTCCGGGGGAACTTGTAGGATATATCTTACTAGCCAATGTGTTCGTGGGACCAATTAATAAAATGAACTCGATGATTGAGTTGTATCCAAAAGGGTTCGCAGGATTCCGTCGTTTCAAAGAATTAATGAATGTGGAAATCGATATCGAAGATGCACCCGATGCGATTCCGGCGCCTGCTTTTGAAGGACGTGTGGAATATAAAAATGTTGGTTTCGGATACGAAGAAGATAAGAAGGTGTTGGAACATATCAACTTGACGGTTGAACCAGGGCAAACCGTTGCCTTCGTTGGGCCAAGTGGAGTTGGGAAAACAACGCTCGTGAACTTATTGCCTCGTTTCTATGATTTAAAAGAAGGGGAAATCTTGGTCGATGGGACCAACATCAATCGTTTCACCTTACAATCGCTTCGTCGTCAAATCGGGATCGTGCAACAAGATGTGTTCCTATTTAACGGAACGATTCGCGAAAATGTTTTGTACGGACGACTCGATGCAACAGATGAGGAAGTAGACCGTGCCATCGAGCAAGCGAAACTGAAAGAAGTCATTGAAGATTTAGAAGATGGAGTAGATACACATATCGGAGAACGCGGTGTGAAATTATCAGGGGGACAAAAACAACGCCTCTCAATCGCTCGTATCTTCTTGAAGAATCCTTCTATTTTAATCTTGGATGAAGCCACAAGTGCGCTCGATACGCAAACGGAGAAATTTATTCAACAGTCGTTTGACGAGTTAGCAAAAGGTAGAACGACCTTTATTATCGCTCATCGCCTTGCTACGATTAAAAATGCAGACCGTATTATTGTAGTCACAGAAGATGGATTAACAGAAGACGGCACGCATGAAGAATTGCTCGCCAAAAACGGAGCGTATGCAGCTTTATACAAAGCACAATTTAAATAG